TGCGATATATTCACAGGTTGCAAGCCGCTCGATCAAAGAACGATTCAGCTTGCGTCCGGAAGTATAGTTGATATCGCCAATGTATGCATCCGGCTGGTCAAACCCGGCATTGCGGATCAGGCGTTTCAGGCTGTTGCTCTTACGGTTGCTGTATTCGATGTCCACCAGCATCCCGAATCGGTCCTCAAAAGGGATTTCCTTCATCTTGGGGTCCTCCATCTGGGTGCGAAATGCATCTGACATGGAAGTCAGGCGCATTTCAATGAGTTTATCTATGGTGCTTTGGGTAGTCATGGTTCCTTACCTCCTGTAGTAATCAGCGCCTCTTGTAAGCGCATGGCTGTTCTTTCCTGACTCTGTATAGCTGTCTGCTGTCGGTCTTTTATCCGGGTTCTCCATCTGGTCGCTTCCGGTATCAAGGATGTTCTTGATACTCTTATAACTGGGAGTGGCCGTAAAGGAAAGTGCTTTCCGACAGGCGGCTTCCAACCGGTCAACGGAATACTTGTCAGCCAGTTTCAAAAGCCCCATACAGCTGCGGTAGGACTGTTGTTCTACACGTTTAGAGGTAAGGATTGCATCTACTACCTGATAGGTACTGGAGCCGATCCGCTCCGCCCATTTGCGGAAGCGGTCGCCGTTCCATTCCAGATACTGCTGATGGGAAGCGGGCATGTGCTCTGTAATCGTGCTGTGTTGTCCCTTGCGGCCATAAAGACGGTGGTGGGACGCAATCCGGTTATGATTATAAAAAATCTCAATTGTTTTATCTGTAACCCTCACATCAACTTTGCGTTTTATATATTCATAAGGAACTGAGTATAGCATTCCGGCAAAGGATATGTGATAATTAAACTGAACGGTGGCTTGTTTCCATTCCGCCAGTTCATATGGGGTGGCAGGTAAAGGTGTCAGCAATGGCAGTTCTTCGTCGCGGAAGATCTCATACCGGCTGCCTTCTTTCTTTTGGAAAGGACGATGGCTGAAGTCTTCCAATTTCTGACGGATTGCCCGGTTTAACTCACTGAGTGAGAAGAACTGCTCATTACGCAGGGCTGCAGTGATCCAGGTGGAAATATTACCCACACTGCCCTCGGCATTTGGCTTATCCTTAGGGGCCCGGACACGGGCTGGAATAATCGCAGTGCCATAGTGTTCTGCCATTTCCTGATAGACGGCATTGATCCGCTGATCTTTCCAGCCTTTATTGTGATCCACAGCAGTACGACAGTTGTCCGGCACGAGAATCCTGGCAACACCACCAAAGTACTCGTACATATGAACATGTGCAGCGATCCATGACGGTTGCTTTTCATCCATGAATGCCTCTACGTATGGGTACTGGCTATAGGTCATAACTCCTACGAAAATGTGAGCATCCAGAATCTCACCGGTATCCGGATCCATGATATGTGACGGATCTCCAGCCCAGTCTACCTCAACTTGCTCCGCTGGCTTGCGGTTGATATGCATGGTAGCACGGCGTTTCTGCTCATCCTGCTGGATATAATAGCAGAACTGAGAGTACATAAGCGGTTCATCCCCGGCAAGACGGCATTCCTCAAGGTACTCTGTCCAAAGAAGCTTTTTGTTTACTCCGTTGCGGAGTAGCTCCTTCCGGATATGAGCATAATCCGGCATCCGCCTGTTTGATTGAGACTGCTGCGTAGTCTCCTTTGGAAACAGCAGTTGCTCAATCACCGTATCGGTCTGGTTTTGATCCAGTGGTCAAGAGACACCTTTTTCCTTGGCAGCTTTTAAAACCTTATTGACCGTTTTCTTGGAAACACCGCAGCTGAGGGCGATGTTCGTTTGGCTGAGGTTCAGGCTGGCAAGCCTGATGATCTCACGATATTTGGTCATATCAACTGACCTCCTTAAAATGTATTTACGTCAAAAGACGCATAAATACATTATAAGGGAAGAATTCGCGGTTTCCATGCTTGCGGAATGCCGGTTTCCTTTACAGCGGAATCGCGGTTTCCTTTATACTGGAACAGCGGTTTCCAGCCTCCGGAATTGCGGTGTAAAACCGTCCGGAATACTCACCAATCAGCGGCTTTGTGGATAGAACTGCGGAAACTCAAGTAAAAATACACTTGTGTAAGGTAGAGAATAGTGGTAAAATTATTAAGATTGAACATAGGTAAAACGGATGTGACAGTTTTGACCTGTGGAGGGAGACATATGTAGAACTGTTTTTATTGAAAGCTTTAATTTTGGGAGAATTGGTAGGATAATGTCAACAAAAAAACGAAAGAATATGGTATGGTCATTACGAGAACTTGTAATTAAAATCGCAGTAATGGCTGTGACCATTAGCATCGGTTTATGGTGTGGATGGACTGATTCGTATAGTGCATTTTATATTGCAGTGTTGGTGCAATCGATAAATAATTTATATGATTCAACAGCTTTTCTTGAAGGTTATACAAGGTTTATTACCATATTTCAACTGTTATCATTTTTAGGAGCGTTGGGTGCAGGTATTTTGTCGATTGTACATTTTACAAGTAAGGGAAGTGTTGTCGATACACCAGGGTTTGTTATTGGAATAGCGATAGCACTGAGTGTTTCGGTGGTACATTTTGGAATAGAAGTTTATAGTATGATACGACAGAATAGGTATTAGTGGGGTATATATTATGATTATAGGAATTTGGATTTTAGTAGTTACCTGTTTGGTGATTACTATAGGTGAAATTAAATACCGTTGCTTTGATAAAAAAGAAGTGTTAAGGGAAAATAAAGCTGTATCTAAAGAATGGAAAGATAATGTTGACACTGATATGGATAAATTTATGATGAAACATACGAATGATGAATTCGTTTCATCAAAAGCATTAGCGATGAGAGGTTCCTGGAGATTAGCACAGAATCAGATAATGGGTGCACAAACCTTTAGTGTACTTCGCACAGATGAATATGCTAAGATGTTATAAAAAAATTGGGAGAAGATATGGAGCAGAAAGACATATTTGCTATTCTGAGCAAGCCGGATATATGCCATTATTTTGATGAAATGAGTCAGGTTCATATGTATACAAAACATTATTTGCTTATTTCTGAAGAAATTTCAGAAGAAGGAATTACCTTTTTGCAACCATTAAAGGAACATAGGGATGCATATGATCATTTAATGCGGGTGTTTGCCCTCCCAATGAAGGAGCGTAAAGGCAATGATGCAGAAAAATATGTATTGGATAATGTGAAAAAAGCATTTGGACATGAGTATAGGGCTTTTTTTGATACGGCAGACTGGTTTACTTATATCTGCAGAAAATATATAAGAGAAGAATTATCTTTTAGTGCTAAAAAGAAAAGATATGAAAAGGTATATACAGATTTTGAAGAAGTAAAATCGTTTATTAATAAAGTTCCTTTTTTGATATCAAAGTATCGGGAGGAAAAGGATGTAAGTAATCATGAAACTATTTTGAGGGAGGTATTAGATTACAAAGAAACAATGGATAAGTTGTTAGAAATATATCAAAAGGTAAAAGCATTGTAAAAGGGATGGAATTCAATTATGCCCTTTATTTCTGTTGTATGTTCGTGCTTTGCAGTCACAGGTATACATTGGGCAAAATCCTCTGGTATTCATGAGGAGTGCCACAGCAAACTCAAAAAGACAGTTGGATTCCCAGGGTAAATCTCTGGGATTTTTTATTTTGTAAGCAGGTATCTGATAATGGACAGAACCAAAGAGATTGGGTGTAAAGCGTATGGGGAAAGAAAAATCCAGTATTTTAAAAAGTTCCGTAGCAGAGAATGCAACATTGATATTGTTTCAATGTCACATCGGCGGAGGAGATTGAGAAATAAAATATAATATAACGGATCTGGATAATTTTCTGTTTCGCTGTACATAGCCAAGTGTGTTTAATGATTCTTTTTGCCGAGTACTTTATTTATGAGCTTGATTATGTGTGGTAAGTATGAAGCGGCTTGAATGAAGAGATTACAGATTATAAGGAATTGTACCGATAAAAGCAGGGCTGACAGACGGTAAAATAATTTATGTATATCTGTGGAGAAATCATTGCTTACGTCAGCAGTACCGAAAATAGGTAGCTGCAATAAAATTAAAACAGAGGACAATGAAAATTGTGATGAGGGTCTATGATAATTAAATATTCAAAATGGAAGCGTGGTTTACAGGTCGAATATGGCATCAAGAAAAAGCCCTTGGGAAAACCGACGAAGCGTATTTATAAGGAGAAGGATCGACGAAAATATCGGATGAGTTTTTTAACGGTCGTATGCCTTCTGACTCTTGTGATGGAACAGGCTATGACTCGAAGCTATGAGTGGGTAACATCTTCTGAAAACATGGACAGGACTTTTGTAATTGCGCTAGGTGCTGGAAGCTCTCTTTTTCTATTTTGGCGGTTCTGGCAGGTTCTGTCTTGGCAGCTGTTATTTTTTACTATGCGGGTTGTTATTATGATGCAAAAAAGGAAATTAGCGAATTGACCTATGCCTATAAGATTGTTTCAATGATGTTGTTCCATCTCAGAGACTTGGTCACAAAGTCTGATTATTTTAAGGAGTATCGGATGAACCAGAACGCGACGGATCGATGGATTCCACATGATCACAGTGTGATGCAGGTAACCGATTGGTTTGTGAACGCCTACAAGGAAATGTACTGGCAGCAGGGAAGAGAAACGAAAACCAGAAATCCTTTGCCGTTCATTCCTTTTGAAACAGATCCAGAGCAGATGGATTTTGGAAAAGGTGTATATAGGGAAATCCGAAAGCAACTGTTCGGGAGCTTTTATGGTGCATGGAAGGAAGATATTAATTGGGGGTATGAGGTCTTTTTGGGGAGTGTCAAACGAGTGTTGGAGATATCGGAAGGTCTCAAGGAGATACAGGTTAGGTATGGATATCTCGGAATTGAGGAGGATCTGGAGCTGTTGCTTCAGTGCCGTAATATGCTGGAAGAGGACATCAAAGATTTGCTCGAACTGACAGAAGTTGACGAATGGTGTCTGCCAAAACCCAGACCGGCGGAAGTGACACCGCGGGATATCCTGCAGAGATTCTATTAGCCCTATATTTTTTTCGTTGCATGTTGTTGAGTTTCATAATCTATGGTAAACTAAAGATGGTAGTTTTTGTTAATGTTTAAAGGTGCGTCTGGTGACTCTGCAATACAACATAAATTCAAAAACTGCTATCTTTTTTGAAAAATCTTGAAAAAAGTGATTGTAATATGTATCTACGCAGGCTATCGCGCAGCGATTTGGTACAATAAAAGAGAAGGACATAGTCGCTTGGGCGAAAATAAATATGAAAATATTATGTGGGAAACACACGGTCGCCAAAAGGCATTGTTTACCGACGTATTCATATTCGATAAGTATTAGGAAATGGAACATCGAAAACGAATTAAGTGGAAACAATTGTAGGATCAAAACGAAGGAGGCGATGAATATGCAGAAGATTAGCTGGATTCATGTTTCTGATTTGCATTTGGGCAATGATAGCGCGGTGGATACCTGCTTGATGCGAAGAAAACTGCCGCAATATATCTCTGGTCTGAACCAGACGTTCGATTATGTATTTTGCACAGGTGATGTGAAAGAGTGGGATACGGACTATCTAAAAGCCGCGGACTATCTCCGCTCTTTGTGTACTTCCAGTAAAACAACGTTGGATCATCTCTTTGTTGTTCCTGGAAACCATGATGTGGATATCGGCGGGGATGAGCGGGAAAAGGTGATAAGCCGTCTGACCAACTGGCAGATGGATGACTACAAATCTAACGTAGGCATTATTTCAAAGACAGATCTTGCCTTGCTCAAGTCGGGAGAAGATAATTTTCGCTCTTTTGTTGATGACCTGTTTGGAGCAGATCGTGCGGGTCAATACAAACGATTACACTTTGTGGTCACCACAGAGCATTTTAATATTGTACATCTTGATACGACCATAACCTATGGCAAAGGGCATGATCGGGATTTTATTGTCGGTACACGTGCGCTTATGGATACACTGGATGCATGTGATGCGTCAAAGCCAATCATCATTCTGACCCATTACTCCTTTGATTTTCTGGCGCAGGATGAGCGGAATCAAGTGGAAGCTTTACTCTCTTCCTATAATGTCCAGCTATGGTTTGCCGGTCATGAGCATGAAAATTTGATTCGATGGCAGAGGGAGAAATTCTTAGAATGTCAGTGTGGGAATCTCGTCCTTCAAAAGGGAGCAAGATCATGTTTTCTGACTGGAGAATTGGATGTGGATACCTTGGATGGCAGGATAAGTGTCCACGCCTGGTATGAAGGAAAAGGTTGGGAAGAATATCCTTTTGCCAGAGTTGGTTCTGAGAACGATCGTGTCTTCCCTTTTCGATTAAGGCTTCAGGGCGATAGACAGATTGCGGGCGTATCCGAAGAATTATCCAACGCCTGTGAGACCTATGGTTGTTTATCCATCGCCGGCGGTATATTTGCTGGTGTACAGCTTAACACAGCTATTTTGACGGATTTGGATTGCAACGGAAAACTCTTTGTAAATGAAGGTACATCCTATCCGCTTGCACGAGCTATGGAAACACTTTGGTTGACTAAGCGGAGTCATCCGGAATTATCCTGTAATGCGTTAATTCTTGGGGATGGTGGTTTCGGAAAAAGCACAATGATGTATCACCAGTGCGGAGAATTGCTGTTCAAGCAATACCTTGCTGTGTATATTTCCTTGCAAGCCAGAGAAGGGGCGAATAATGAGAGTATTTTTGATTATGTCCTTCGTTGTCTGTATAGATCTACGGATTATAGGGCGAGAGATAAATTCGTGCATTTAACGACGGCTGTGCATACACATCCGGATCTTGTCTTGTTTATTGATGGTTTTAATGAACTGTCCGGAATGGGCGCACAAAGGTATGTGGCAGAGATAAAGGCTTTATCGCGGTACCCAGGGGTGCAGATTATTGTTTCCTCTCGTTTGGATTTTCTTAGGGATTATGGCTTGAGTTGCTTTCATATGATCCGGACATGTGGATTACGGGAAAAACAGATAAAGCAGTTATTTGAGGAAAGACCGGATGACTGGGAAAATGTTGAAGCACAGAAAAATTTGCGCATTCTCTTGAAAAATCCCATGATGGCGTTGCTCTATGCAAGTACCTGCCCGATTTTGGAAAAATACGCAGGTCTGGATTATCTGGCATGGATTAGACCGATATCAAATGCGTCGGATCTGCTGCATGATTATTATTTATCTCAGATTGCAATTTTAGTGGAGCGAGAAATGGTCGACGGGGAACGAATATTTGACAGTATGATTGTGATAAACCGTATTCTTCCAGTGCTTGCATATCTGACGGAACGGAGGAACACAACGTCATGGAGGGAGGCGGAGTTCAAAGAGGAATTGAAAGCTGCTGTTGCTGAGGTGAACAAAAGCTGTTTCGGGGATTCTATGCCGGAAAGCCTTTGGAGGGTTAGGAGAAAGTTTAGGGTTTATACGGATAAGGTGAAGTTGGATACTGCCTATGATTTGATGATTTCCGAGATGGTTCTCCTAAAGTCCGGCAATGGAATCGTGTTTTTTGCACATCAGATTTTCCGAGACTATCTTGCCGCTGTGTACCTGCATAACTGCCTGCTGGAGCATTATTCTGTGGAAAGGCTTTGGCATAAAGAAAAAATCCATAAAGGCGTTGTCCAATACATTAGATATCTTGAAAGTGAAAATGCTTGGGGAGTGGACGGGAAGGTCAACCAGCTGCTTTTACCATATCGCGGGAAGGAGGCGGAAGAGGGTAACTGGTTTGTCCGGAATGTGCTTCATTGCTGGCTCTCGGTTGGCGATGGCGAAAGAGATCTGTCATTTCTGGATCTGCGGCGTGTTTCTTTATCGGATCATCTGAAAGAGCAGTTCACTGGTACGATTAATATTGATTATGCCTGGATATCGAAGGAAACGCTAATCAACGATAGGCACCATGACAGGATTATTGGAATCTGTTTTTCACATGACAACAGGACGCTGGCAGCCATATCTGTCAATGGTCTGGTGTCGATCCACGACAAACGCATGAGTAAACAAATTGTGAACACGCCTCTTTTCTGTTAAAATAAAAGAAAAGGGGAGTGAAGATATGCAGGAATTATTAGAATGGATGGAATATATTGAAGACAGCCGCCAGCAAAGCAAAGTCCGGCATACGTTAAAGGATATCCTGGTAATTGTGCTGTTTGCGACTCTTGCAAATGCAGATGACTGGGTAGAAATGGCCCTGTTTGCTGAGGATTATCAGGATTATTTGCGTAAGTACATTGAACTGAAAAATGGTCCGCCATCGCATGATACCCTGCGGCGGGTTATGGGAATGGTGTCACCGGAGATCCTGCAGCAGCTTTATGGGAAATGGCAGGAGCGGTTAAACAGGAACGAAGGGGAACTGCTGAAAAAAATCATATGTATTGATGGTAAAACCATGCGTTCCAATAAGAGGAATGGAGAGAAACCCGGCCATATTGTTTCCGCGTGGAGTAAGGAAGACGGGTACTGCCTTGGGCAGAAGGCTGTCGGGGAAAAGAGCAATGAGATAACAGCCATTCCTGAGTTACTGGAGAAAATACAGGTAAAAGGGCAGATTGTAACCATAGATGCAATGGGGACCCAGACAGCGATAGCAGAAAAGATAAGGAATAAGAGGGCAGATTATGTTCTTTCGTTAAAAGCAAACCAGGGAACATTATATGAGGATGTAAGAGAATATTTTGAAGACCCGGAGTTCCGGAAGGAGATAAAGGAAAGGGGAATTTATAAGAAAACACAGGAAAAAGCACATGGACAGATTGAAACAAGGGAGTATTACCAGACGGAAAAAATAAAATGGCTAAGCCAGAAGAAAGCCTGGAAAGGTCTGAAAAGTATCATAATGGAACGGAAGACATTGGAAAAAGAAGGGAAGCGGCTGATAGAATACCGGTATTTTATCAGCAGTCTGAAGGAAGAAATAGAAACAGTAAGCCGGGCGGTAAGAGGTCATTGGAGTATAGAGAGTATGCACTGGCATTTGGATGTGACATTCCGGGAAGATGCAAACACAACGATTGATAAGATGGCGGCACAGAACCTGAATATTATCAGGAAATGGAGTTTAAGTATACTGAAGACAGCAGAGGTGTCAAGACATAAATTATCCATGAGAAAAAAGAGATATGTAATTGGATTGCGTCCAATCAAGCATTTGGAAGAAGTATTGGAATCTTAAAAAAATAAGAAAAACAGAAATTGGACGATAGGAATCATTCATGCGTTTGTCGTGGTGTCGATCACAAATCTATTGACACAAAGTCAGATGATTGTGGGACAGCTTCAACAAGGAAAAGAGAGTGTAATCGGTTTTGACGCAGATGATTATTTGATTGTAAAAAATGAGCATGGTACTTATAAATGGTCGACAATCGCTTATGACAAGATAGAATTAGGGAATGCTAAAGAAATCATGACGCTCCCGGTTTCGGATGAAGAACAGAAAATTTCTGCTTTAGAGAAACGTCTCAGAGAGTCTGATTTGGGTGGCGTTTGCAGGAGAGCTTCGGAGAATGGAAGATATTATGCGGTTGGATTTGAAAGCGGATATATCCAGGTTTGGGACGTCTATACACAAGACTGCATTGCAAATCTGTCTTTGAGTGACAGCCAAATTGCTACAGTAGCGTTCACGCGGGATGGGAAACTTGCGGCTCTTGGTTCTGGTGGAAAACTTGTTCAGATATGGAATGTAGAGCATGGCAAATGTATTAGGACAATCCACTTGTTATATCGGGTGAGTAGAGTGAAACTTCCGGTAGATGGCAACACACTTGAATGTCAATTCTCGGATGGGACATATTACAGGATGGATCTGAAAACAGGTGAAAAGGGTGAGATGAAACGGACAAACACCAAGCCATTTGTTTCAAAGTCCCTTCTGAAACGAATCAAGTCCATGAAGGTAAAAGATATTCAGTTCACATCGAAGGGAAATGCAATCGTTCTGACTGAGAAGGGAGATGCGTTTACTTGGGATGAGAAGTTGAAGCGGCTGAATGGTTGCCCTGGGCATAACAGTCCGGTGACAGCCATTGCTGTGTGTTCTGCAGATGAGCGCTTCGCCGCAAGTTATTCGCCGGAGAAATACCATGCGGATAGAAATGACCGAAAAAGGAGGGATTTGTTGGATAACCAGAAACTGGTGCGGGTCAGAATCATCAAAACCGGACAGTGCCAGTGGCGATTGCCAACGAAAGGGCGGTCAATCACGAAACTGCAGTTTTTTACCAGTAATCGAATTATTCTGGCAGGATATGCGTCTAATGGCGATATTCTTCTCTGGGAACTGATCAATGAGCAAAAGTATGGACGAGAAATAGGTCATTGGGAATCGGTTGAGATTGTGCGGAACAATCAAGCTGAACCATTAGAGTGTGCTTTTCCGGAAAAAAAGAAGACTTTTATAAGTGCATATGCGGATGGAACGATTCTGATTCGATCATTTTCAAGCAGCAGAGATCAGCGGATTATTGCAACGATTCCAGGCATAGATGCAGGTGTCTTCCGGTGGAAGAACTTATACTGTGACGAAGACTTGCTGAAGATGCTGGAAGGTTATCCACATTAAAAATGAAGATACTATATGTCGCATGCGGGTATTCCAGGGTTTTAAACGTAGAAGCAATCGTGAAGAATTCTCTGGAAAGTGGTGAAAACGGATTGGTTTTGATGGGAGAGCCTTATCTTCTTGAAATTTTATCCCTCAAGCACTTGGAATCATCATTAACATTGAGTTAGTAGTTGAAAAGCCGTTGAAGTGAAAAGCTTATTTCCATTTTGAAAAACGGAAAAATAAAAGTGACAATTACTTTTACAAAAATGAGTGATCTAAAATGAATACACAAAAAGGGATAGAAAAAACAATATGTTTAACAACTTTTTTGAGAAGGAGTATAGTAGAGATGGGTAGTGGAACACTTGCAAATTTTCTTTTAGATGAACGAGTTGCGTCTATAGTTGCTGTAATTCT
This is a stretch of genomic DNA from Marvinbryantia formatexigens DSM 14469. It encodes these proteins:
- a CDS encoding WD40 repeat domain-containing protein, whose amino-acid sequence is MIVGQLQQGKESVIGFDADDYLIVKNEHGTYKWSTIAYDKIELGNAKEIMTLPVSDEEQKISALEKRLRESDLGGVCRRASENGRYYAVGFESGYIQVWDVYTQDCIANLSLSDSQIATVAFTRDGKLAALGSGGKLVQIWNVEHGKCIRTIHLLYRVSRVKLPVDGNTLECQFSDGTYYRMDLKTGEKGEMKRTNTKPFVSKSLLKRIKSMKVKDIQFTSKGNAIVLTEKGDAFTWDEKLKRLNGCPGHNSPVTAIAVCSADERFAASYSPEKYHADRNDRKRRDLLDNQKLVRVRIIKTGQCQWRLPTKGRSITKLQFFTSNRIILAGYASNGDILLWELINEQKYGREIGHWESVEIVRNNQAEPLECAFPEKKKTFISAYADGTILIRSFSSSRDQRIIATIPGIDAGVFRWKNLYCDEDLLKMLEGYPH
- a CDS encoding metallophosphoesterase, producing MQKISWIHVSDLHLGNDSAVDTCLMRRKLPQYISGLNQTFDYVFCTGDVKEWDTDYLKAADYLRSLCTSSKTTLDHLFVVPGNHDVDIGGDEREKVISRLTNWQMDDYKSNVGIISKTDLALLKSGEDNFRSFVDDLFGADRAGQYKRLHFVVTTEHFNIVHLDTTITYGKGHDRDFIVGTRALMDTLDACDASKPIIILTHYSFDFLAQDERNQVEALLSSYNVQLWFAGHEHENLIRWQREKFLECQCGNLVLQKGARSCFLTGELDVDTLDGRISVHAWYEGKGWEEYPFARVGSENDRVFPFRLRLQGDRQIAGVSEELSNACETYGCLSIAGGIFAGVQLNTAILTDLDCNGKLFVNEGTSYPLARAMETLWLTKRSHPELSCNALILGDGGFGKSTMMYHQCGELLFKQYLAVYISLQAREGANNESIFDYVLRCLYRSTDYRARDKFVHLTTAVHTHPDLVLFIDGFNELSGMGAQRYVAEIKALSRYPGVQIIVSSRLDFLRDYGLSCFHMIRTCGLREKQIKQLFEERPDDWENVEAQKNLRILLKNPMMALLYASTCPILEKYAGLDYLAWIRPISNASDLLHDYYLSQIAILVEREMVDGERIFDSMIVINRILPVLAYLTERRNTTSWREAEFKEELKAAVAEVNKSCFGDSMPESLWRVRRKFRVYTDKVKLDTAYDLMISEMVLLKSGNGIVFFAHQIFRDYLAAVYLHNCLLEHYSVERLWHKEKIHKGVVQYIRYLESENAWGVDGKVNQLLLPYRGKEAEEGNWFVRNVLHCWLSVGDGERDLSFLDLRRVSLSDHLKEQFTGTINIDYAWISKETLINDRHHDRIIGICFSHDNRTLAAISVNGLVSIHDKRMSKQIVNTPLFC
- a CDS encoding ISAs1 family transposase, with protein sequence MQELLEWMEYIEDSRQQSKVRHTLKDILVIVLFATLANADDWVEMALFAEDYQDYLRKYIELKNGPPSHDTLRRVMGMVSPEILQQLYGKWQERLNRNEGELLKKIICIDGKTMRSNKRNGEKPGHIVSAWSKEDGYCLGQKAVGEKSNEITAIPELLEKIQVKGQIVTIDAMGTQTAIAEKIRNKRADYVLSLKANQGTLYEDVREYFEDPEFRKEIKERGIYKKTQEKAHGQIETREYYQTEKIKWLSQKKAWKGLKSIIMERKTLEKEGKRLIEYRYFISSLKEEIETVSRAVRGHWSIESMHWHLDVTFREDANTTIDKMAAQNLNIIRKWSLSILKTAEVSRHKLSMRKKRYVIGLRPIKHLEEVLES